From Rhodamnia argentea isolate NSW1041297 chromosome 10, ASM2092103v1, whole genome shotgun sequence, a single genomic window includes:
- the LOC115742294 gene encoding protein yippee-like At4g27745: MAEFVGRPFFSCRNCRNPVAMADDILSKKFHAKSGPAYLFRNAMNVVFGQAQDRELMTGVFAVAEMYCGNCHEEMGWKYVRAYDPKQKYKEGRFIIDLAKIMKEY, from the exons ATGGCGGAATTCGTCGGCCGTCCCTTCTTCAGCTGCAGGAATTGCCGCAACCCCGTCGCCATGGCCGACGACATCctatccaaaaaattccac GCGAAATCGGGACCGGCCTACCTGTTCAGGAACGCGATGAACGTGGTCTTCGGACAGGCACAGGACCGGGAGCTGATGACCGGGGTCTTCGCCGTCGCGGAAATGTACTGCGGCAACTGCCACGAGGAGATGGGGTGGAAGTACGTGCGAGCCTACGATCCGAAGCAGAAGTACAAGGAAGGCCGATTCATCATCGACCTGGCGAAGATCATGAAGGAGTACTGA
- the LOC115742251 gene encoding protein yippee-like At4g27745, whose amino-acid sequence MEGVVGPRVYSCYNCRNHVGLHDDIISKDFQGINGRAFLFSHAMNIIVGAQEDRRLRTGLHTVADISCADCHEVLGWKYERAYEASQKYKEGKFIFEKVKIVKENW is encoded by the exons ATGGAGGGAGTTGTGGGGCCTCGGGTGTACAGCTGCTACAATTGTCGAAACCATGTTGGTCTTCACGATGATATTATCTCCAAGGACTTCCAG GGAATAAATGGCCGGGCTTTTCTGTTCTCTCACGCCATGAACATCATCGTGGGGGCCCAAGAAGATCGGCGCCTCCGCACTGGTCTTCATACGGTTGCTGACATATCCTGTGCCGATTGCCACGAGGTGTTGGGTTGGAAGTACGAGAGGGCCTACGAGGCTTCACAGAAGTATAAGGAAGGAAAATTCATATTCGAGAAGGTGAAGATCGTTAAAGAAAATTGGTAG
- the LOC115742250 gene encoding dof zinc finger protein 1-like isoform X1 — MDAAAQWRQGIGAIKAMEGSPRPALRSRPQKDQALNCPRCSSTHTKFCYYNNYNLSQPRYFCKTCRRYWTEGGSLRNVPVGGGSRKNKRPSPSSSSSSLPSSKNKNVPNLSPPPPTTILHSDPQNPNNKLHESQDLILSSYLPAQAYAAISHHLPNPSSSSSSSPMELLKSGGAGPSGLSLSSLMAIPGPDSSACMYSSSAGFPLQELKPTTLQYFSLAGLEAGEFRQAPSRAAEFDQMNRGQHGDSSTGYWSGLLGGGSW, encoded by the exons ATGGATGCTGCTGCTCAGTGGCGACAG GGAATTGGGGCTATTAAAGCCATGGAGGGCTCACCGAGGCCTGCCCTAAGGTCAAGGCCACAAAAGGACCAAGCTTTAAACTGCCCAAGGTGCAGTTCCACACACACCAAGTTTTGTTACTACAACAATTACAACCTCTCTCAGCCCAGATACTTCTGCAAGACCTGTAGGAGGTACTGGACTGAGGGTGGTTCTCTCAGAAACGTCCCTGTGGGTGGTGGGTCAAGGAAGAACAAGAGACCATcaccatcttcatcttcaagttcGTTGCCATCGTCAAAGAACAAGAATGTTCCCAATCTGAGTCCACCACCTCCTACCACCATCCTTCACTCCGACCCTCAAAACCCTAATAACAAGCTCCATGAAAGCCAAGATCTGATCCTGTCCAGCTACTTGCCGGCTCAGGCTTACGCTGCTATTAGCCACCATCTTCCAAACCctagctcttcttcttcttcttccccaatgGAGCTTCTGAAGAGCGGTGGGGCTGGTCCTAGCGGTCTGAGCCTGAGTAGTTTAATGGCGATTCCCGGGCCTGATTCAAGCGCCTGCATGTATTCGTCATCAGCTGGGTTTCCTCTGCAAGAACTCAAGCCAACCACCCTCCAATATTTCTCTCTGGCTGGCCTTGAAGCTGGGGAGTTCAGACAAGCGCCTTCGAGGGCTGCTGAGTTCGACCAAATGAATAGGGGGCAACATGGAGATTCATCAACTGGGTATTGGAGCGGATTGTTGGGTGGAGGATCCTGGTGA
- the LOC115742250 gene encoding dof zinc finger protein 1-like isoform X2, with protein MEGSPRPALRSRPQKDQALNCPRCSSTHTKFCYYNNYNLSQPRYFCKTCRRYWTEGGSLRNVPVGGGSRKNKRPSPSSSSSSLPSSKNKNVPNLSPPPPTTILHSDPQNPNNKLHESQDLILSSYLPAQAYAAISHHLPNPSSSSSSSPMELLKSGGAGPSGLSLSSLMAIPGPDSSACMYSSSAGFPLQELKPTTLQYFSLAGLEAGEFRQAPSRAAEFDQMNRGQHGDSSTGYWSGLLGGGSW; from the coding sequence ATGGAGGGCTCACCGAGGCCTGCCCTAAGGTCAAGGCCACAAAAGGACCAAGCTTTAAACTGCCCAAGGTGCAGTTCCACACACACCAAGTTTTGTTACTACAACAATTACAACCTCTCTCAGCCCAGATACTTCTGCAAGACCTGTAGGAGGTACTGGACTGAGGGTGGTTCTCTCAGAAACGTCCCTGTGGGTGGTGGGTCAAGGAAGAACAAGAGACCATcaccatcttcatcttcaagttcGTTGCCATCGTCAAAGAACAAGAATGTTCCCAATCTGAGTCCACCACCTCCTACCACCATCCTTCACTCCGACCCTCAAAACCCTAATAACAAGCTCCATGAAAGCCAAGATCTGATCCTGTCCAGCTACTTGCCGGCTCAGGCTTACGCTGCTATTAGCCACCATCTTCCAAACCctagctcttcttcttcttcttccccaatgGAGCTTCTGAAGAGCGGTGGGGCTGGTCCTAGCGGTCTGAGCCTGAGTAGTTTAATGGCGATTCCCGGGCCTGATTCAAGCGCCTGCATGTATTCGTCATCAGCTGGGTTTCCTCTGCAAGAACTCAAGCCAACCACCCTCCAATATTTCTCTCTGGCTGGCCTTGAAGCTGGGGAGTTCAGACAAGCGCCTTCGAGGGCTGCTGAGTTCGACCAAATGAATAGGGGGCAACATGGAGATTCATCAACTGGGTATTGGAGCGGATTGTTGGGTGGAGGATCCTGGTGA